One segment of Bacillus alkalisoli DNA contains the following:
- a CDS encoding phosphotransferase: protein MKLKVNWLEHLLGDEWKISPAGGLTGEAYFAENNDKKLFLKRNSSPFLAVLSAEGIVPKLVWTKRLESGDVITAQHWISARELKAHDMKMEGVAKLLHKIHHSKELLDMLTRLGKEPLEPSVIVEDIIHCMDPQLAKLQVIQQALHFLTEEMTNVSFQDRVVCHCDLNHNNWLLSEQNELFLIDWDGAMIADPAIDLCMVLYWYLEESEWESWLSTYGIELTSHLRQRMHWYVIAQSIYSIQWYYKSGVEKELNYWLTYLESLLPTNI, encoded by the coding sequence TTGAAATTGAAGGTGAATTGGTTGGAGCATTTATTAGGTGATGAATGGAAAATTAGTCCTGCAGGTGGTTTAACTGGAGAGGCATATTTTGCAGAAAATAATGATAAGAAGCTTTTCTTAAAAAGAAATTCTTCTCCATTTTTAGCTGTATTGTCTGCAGAAGGAATCGTTCCAAAGCTCGTATGGACGAAAAGATTAGAAAGCGGAGATGTTATTACTGCGCAGCATTGGATTAGTGCTAGAGAACTTAAAGCTCACGACATGAAAATGGAAGGTGTCGCTAAGCTCTTGCATAAAATTCATCATTCCAAAGAACTTTTGGACATGCTCACTCGCTTAGGCAAGGAACCTTTAGAGCCTTCTGTAATTGTAGAAGACATCATACATTGTATGGATCCTCAACTAGCGAAACTTCAAGTCATTCAACAAGCTTTACATTTCTTAACAGAAGAAATGACAAACGTATCATTTCAAGATAGAGTCGTTTGTCATTGTGATTTAAATCATAATAATTGGTTATTGTCCGAACAAAATGAATTATTTTTAATTGATTGGGATGGCGCAATGATTGCTGACCCAGCTATTGATCTTTGCATGGTACTATATTGGTATTTGGAAGAATCGGAATGGGAGAGTTGGCTAAGCACGTATGGTATTGAATTAACAAGCCATTTACGTCAACGAATGCACTGGTATGTTATTGCACAATCCATTTACTCCATTCAATGGTATTACAAAAGTGGTGTGGAAAAAGAATTAAATTACTGGTTAACTTACCTTGAAAGTTTACTGCCCACTAACATTTAA
- a CDS encoding YtzH-like family protein, which yields MPLNHQDQMHLLKDILADHQIDCCASVAEYEQLERVIKSLMVNTEVDQNVKHVLMDIYSYSQTGRGIKDVTNHVTSHQGDLTNWINSIDQFS from the coding sequence ATGCCATTAAATCACCAAGACCAAATGCATTTACTAAAAGACATATTAGCAGATCACCAAATAGATTGTTGCGCATCTGTTGCCGAATACGAGCAACTAGAACGTGTCATAAAATCACTAATGGTCAATACGGAAGTGGACCAAAATGTGAAACACGTTCTAATGGATATATATTCCTATAGTCAAACGGGACGAGGCATCAAAGACGTGACTAATCATGTTACGTCTCACCAAGGGGACTTAACCAATTGGATTAATAGCATCGACCAATTTTCTTAA
- the trmB gene encoding tRNA (guanosine(46)-N7)-methyltransferase TrmB: MRIRNKPWAKDLIEGNPHIIIQSPEEHKGKWHEVFGNNNPIHIEVGTGKGNFVTGMAAANPNINYIGIELYESVIVVALQKVIDSKLPNVKLLNVDAVNLPEIFASSEVGQVYLNFSDPWPKKRHEKRRLTHSDFLDLYKKVLVDKGEIHFKTDNRGLFEYSLISFNEYGLQLKYVSLDLHNSDYEGNVMTEYEQKFSELGQPIYRCEVKYK; encoded by the coding sequence GTGAGAATTAGAAATAAGCCGTGGGCTAAAGATTTAATTGAGGGTAACCCACATATTATTATCCAAAGTCCGGAGGAACATAAAGGGAAATGGCATGAAGTTTTTGGTAATAATAACCCTATCCATATTGAAGTAGGCACTGGTAAAGGGAATTTTGTTACTGGAATGGCAGCAGCAAATCCTAACATTAATTACATTGGTATTGAATTGTATGAAAGTGTAATTGTAGTTGCCTTACAAAAGGTAATTGATTCAAAATTACCAAACGTAAAGCTACTGAATGTTGATGCAGTTAATCTACCTGAAATATTTGCTTCTAGTGAAGTAGGACAAGTTTACTTGAACTTTTCAGATCCTTGGCCGAAAAAGCGACATGAAAAAAGAAGACTAACACATAGTGATTTTCTTGACCTATATAAAAAAGTGTTAGTGGACAAAGGAGAAATTCATTTTAAGACAGATAACAGAGGTTTATTTGAATACTCATTGATTAGTTTTAATGAGTATGGTTTACAACTAAAATATGTTAGTCTAGATCTTCATAATAGTGATTATGAAGGTAATGTAATGACTGAATATGAGCAAAAGTTTTCAGAGCTAGGACAACCAATTTACAGATGCGAAGTAAAATATAAATAA
- a CDS encoding YtnP family quorum-quenching lactonase: METLTLGNWKLTWLNGGVTNLDGGAMFGVVPKPLWSKKYKVNEKNQIELRTDPILLQTGDKNILIESGIGNGKLNDKMKRNFGVTEESRVEEQLEQLGLTPSNIDIILMTHMHFDHACGLTMWDDARKEFVSVFPNATIITSETEWQEMRDPNIRSKNTYWNMNWEAIVDQVQTFTNELEVVEGVKIIHTGGHSDGHSVIYIQNGDERVLHMGDLMPTHAHQQSLWVLAYDDYPMTSIFAKEKWIPFGQQQNVWFTFYHDAQYRAIKWNDAYEITDKVNRQI; the protein is encoded by the coding sequence ATGGAAACGTTAACATTAGGTAACTGGAAGTTAACTTGGCTAAACGGTGGTGTGACGAACCTTGATGGGGGAGCAATGTTTGGTGTCGTACCAAAACCGTTATGGTCAAAAAAGTATAAAGTAAATGAAAAGAACCAGATAGAACTAAGAACTGATCCAATTTTACTGCAAACTGGTGATAAAAATATTCTCATTGAATCTGGAATTGGAAACGGAAAACTCAATGACAAGATGAAGCGTAATTTTGGTGTAACTGAAGAGTCAAGAGTAGAAGAGCAACTGGAACAACTTGGACTTACTCCAAGTAATATAGACATCATCCTAATGACTCATATGCACTTTGACCATGCCTGTGGCTTAACAATGTGGGATGATGCACGTAAAGAGTTTGTATCTGTCTTTCCTAATGCCACAATTATTACTTCTGAGACTGAGTGGCAGGAAATGAGAGATCCGAATATACGCTCTAAAAATACATATTGGAATATGAACTGGGAAGCTATTGTAGACCAAGTACAAACTTTCACAAATGAACTAGAAGTAGTAGAGGGAGTAAAGATAATTCATACAGGTGGACATAGTGATGGTCATTCCGTTATTTACATTCAGAATGGGGACGAACGTGTACTTCATATGGGTGATTTAATGCCAACACATGCACACCAACAATCACTGTGGGTATTAGCGTATGATGACTATCCGATGACTTCTATTTTTGCAAAAGAAAAATGGATACCATTTGGCCAACAGCAAAACGTTTGGTTCACTTTTTATCATGATGCACAATATCGAGCTATAAAATGGAATGATGCGTATGAGATAACAGATAAAGTGAATAGACAAATATAA
- a CDS encoding PepSY domain-containing protein: MKCRTFLLGVSVGAAAALLINEATKGQPIKPEKALKVAKDAFKQKGPVDGSWIHMLPEDYYVNEIPYKVYKGGISRRNNGTLEQYEFVVNLKDGNLLDVKQLTTV, encoded by the coding sequence ATGAAATGTAGAACTTTTCTCCTTGGAGTAAGCGTTGGGGCTGCTGCTGCATTGTTAATAAATGAAGCAACGAAAGGTCAGCCCATTAAGCCCGAGAAAGCATTAAAAGTCGCAAAAGATGCATTTAAGCAAAAAGGTCCAGTAGACGGGTCCTGGATTCATATGCTACCAGAAGACTATTACGTAAATGAAATTCCTTATAAAGTATATAAAGGTGGAATTTCAAGAAGAAATAATGGCACATTGGAACAATATGAATTTGTAGTAAATTTAAAAGACGGTAACTTGCTTGATGTTAAACAACTAACAACTGTTTAA
- a CDS encoding M42 family metallopeptidase: MNNETKALFQTLTELPGAPGFEHQVRKFMRSELEKYSDEIVQDKLGSIFGVKRGDETGPTVMVAGHMDEVGFMVSSITENGMLRFQTLGGWWSQVLLAQRVQIITDNGPIIGVIGSIPPHLLDEAKRSKPMDMKNMLIDIGADDKEDALRLGVKPGQQIVPICPFTPMANEKKVLAKAWDNRYGCGLSIELLKELQNEKLPNVLYSGATVQEEVGLRGAQTAANMIKPDIFFALDASPANDMTGDKNEFGHLGKGALLRIYDRSMITHVGMRDFILDTAETNKIPYQYFISQGGTDAGRVHTSNEGVPSAVVGICSRYIHTHASIVHVDDYAAAKELIVKLVKSADRATVDAIKVR; encoded by the coding sequence ATGAATAACGAAACAAAAGCACTTTTTCAAACATTAACAGAGCTACCAGGAGCACCTGGATTTGAGCATCAAGTACGCAAATTCATGCGTTCAGAATTAGAAAAGTATTCAGATGAAATTGTTCAAGACAAATTAGGAAGTATTTTCGGGGTAAAAAGAGGAGACGAAACTGGTCCAACTGTAATGGTAGCAGGTCACATGGACGAAGTTGGTTTTATGGTATCATCCATTACAGAAAATGGTATGTTACGCTTTCAAACATTAGGTGGCTGGTGGAGCCAAGTACTATTAGCACAACGTGTACAAATTATTACTGATAACGGTCCTATTATCGGTGTGATCGGCTCCATTCCTCCACATCTTTTAGATGAAGCAAAACGTAGTAAGCCAATGGATATGAAAAACATGCTAATTGATATTGGTGCTGACGATAAAGAAGATGCACTTCGCTTAGGTGTAAAACCTGGACAACAAATTGTTCCAATCTGTCCATTTACACCAATGGCAAACGAAAAGAAAGTATTAGCAAAAGCATGGGACAATCGCTACGGATGCGGACTATCTATTGAGCTGTTAAAAGAATTACAAAACGAAAAATTACCAAACGTTTTATATTCTGGTGCAACAGTGCAAGAAGAGGTAGGATTACGTGGTGCGCAAACAGCTGCAAATATGATTAAGCCTGACATTTTCTTCGCACTAGATGCATCACCAGCGAATGATATGACTGGTGACAAAAATGAGTTTGGCCACTTAGGTAAAGGAGCGCTTTTAAGAATTTACGACCGTTCCATGATTACACATGTTGGAATGAGAGATTTTATTTTGGATACAGCTGAAACTAATAAAATCCCATACCAATATTTTATTTCGCAAGGCGGAACAGATGCAGGAAGAGTTCATACTTCTAATGAAGGTGTTCCTTCTGCGGTAGTTGGAATTTGTTCTCGTTATATTCATACACATGCTTCTATCGTACATGTAGATGATTACGCTGCAGCAAAAGAACTAATTGTGAAACTAGTGAAATCTGCTGACAGAGCAACAGTTGATGCAATAAAAGTGAGATGA
- a CDS encoding DUF84 family protein produces the protein MEDKVVIGSRNPAKIKAVENAIKALGLHLTVIGKEVESGVSAQPMTDSETLQGAKNRAFNCSTEDETVFAIGLEGGIDIVNEQLIVCNWGALVDKEGNVFLASGARIPLPDHFQAELKGGRELGQIMNDFCNRNDISKKEGAVGIFTNGAINRIEMFEHVCKLLIGQWQFNKTRLSQN, from the coding sequence GTGGAAGATAAGGTGGTTATCGGTTCGAGGAATCCGGCAAAAATAAAAGCTGTTGAAAATGCAATAAAGGCCCTTGGTTTACATCTTACGGTGATTGGAAAAGAAGTCGAGTCTGGAGTTTCAGCTCAGCCTATGACGGATTCGGAAACGTTACAAGGCGCTAAAAATAGAGCGTTTAACTGCTCAACTGAAGATGAGACTGTTTTTGCGATTGGACTTGAAGGTGGTATTGATATAGTAAATGAACAGTTAATTGTTTGTAATTGGGGTGCGTTAGTAGATAAGGAAGGAAACGTATTTTTGGCGAGTGGAGCAAGAATACCATTGCCTGACCATTTTCAAGCGGAGCTTAAAGGTGGAAGAGAACTTGGGCAAATTATGAATGATTTTTGCAATCGAAATGATATTAGTAAAAAAGAAGGTGCAGTTGGTATTTTTACTAATGGAGCAATAAACCGAATTGAAATGTTTGAACATGTATGTAAATTGTTGATTGGACAATGGCAATTTAATAAAACGAGGCTGAGCCAAAACTAA
- a CDS encoding YtoQ family protein, which translates to MNLTVYLAGEIHTNWREELKEKTKALNFDIRFVGPMTDHDKSDNIGEMILGEQPNPVAKDEAASKINNVRTQILMQKSDLVIALFGEKYKQWNTAMDASTAITMNKPLILIRPENLHHPLKELSNKANVTVETVDQALKVLHYIFE; encoded by the coding sequence ATGAACTTAACCGTATACTTAGCAGGAGAAATTCATACAAATTGGCGTGAGGAATTAAAAGAAAAAACGAAGGCATTAAACTTTGATATCCGATTCGTTGGTCCTATGACAGACCACGATAAATCGGATAATATTGGGGAAATGATCTTAGGAGAGCAACCAAACCCAGTTGCAAAAGATGAGGCCGCATCTAAAATTAACAATGTAAGAACACAAATACTTATGCAAAAATCAGATTTAGTCATTGCTTTGTTCGGTGAAAAATATAAACAGTGGAACACTGCTATGGATGCTAGTACTGCTATAACGATGAATAAACCACTTATCTTAATAAGGCCAGAAAATTTACACCATCCATTAAAAGAACTTTCTAACAAAGCAAATGTTACAGTAGAAACTGTTGATCAAGCATTAAAGGTTTTACATTATATCTTTGAATAA
- a CDS encoding methyl-accepting chemotaxis protein, with the protein MKTIRGRVRFILATAIAGLVIVLLCNFLFYFIQSNAKQQEVALLETVNGSKEIKFSFAETRRFEQEFLRQPTDGTAEKIKETAASINDMSQTLSTNFTDQEEILGQFQQIERATNTYIAEFEELESLYREIGFSEFQGLRGEITSLARNLTANTRGLSDPEMDELLTNIRLYEQQYLTLRHDTIFRDFTNATNTFRQLLTEGDYSESNKSTIVRLFDPYVESMKTIQDNYMQSSSLIRNFEQISTTVELSVSRVEDSISTLQQEIQTELNNTLQTTMLATVILSIIILIFLTIIGYFLNRNIYRSIKSLKEGASKIGEGNFAHRVPITTKDEMAELGETFNKMAEKMQLSLIKVMDATDMLHSSSQNLAAISEETTAQSTEVNEAIKQVAIGSSDQARHLEESNDILQHVQRAINETMRLTLVIKEKAGQAQLQGEEGLGIVQELKASSNQFLQLANHLTEQVQTATNQSQQISSIVGTIQEIAENTDLLALNAAIESARAGEAGRGFAVVAQEVRKLAERSKAEALSIKKLVSTMGSQMTKLSKEAEQFSEYRNLQEKSVEVTQQSFVSIASNVKEIHGKVEEVEQSMNAVHVANNSLTEKISEVQYISEEAAATSEQVSASSEHQIVAIEQVNYAAISLTDIANELQDEVSQFIVKEEMSFENSEEKEPIISEEELTFEDNEATDESVEDNNMEEEILHTEKDSEEHYQK; encoded by the coding sequence ATGAAAACAATTAGAGGAAGAGTAAGATTTATTTTAGCAACTGCAATTGCTGGTTTGGTAATCGTGCTATTATGTAACTTTTTATTTTATTTTATTCAGTCAAATGCTAAACAACAAGAAGTTGCGCTACTAGAAACCGTTAATGGCAGTAAAGAAATTAAATTTTCATTTGCTGAAACTAGACGATTTGAGCAAGAATTTTTACGTCAGCCTACCGATGGAACTGCAGAAAAAATTAAAGAAACAGCTGCTTCCATCAATGACATGTCTCAAACATTGTCAACTAATTTTACGGATCAAGAGGAAATTTTAGGTCAATTCCAGCAAATTGAACGAGCAACAAATACATATATTGCTGAATTCGAAGAGTTAGAAAGCTTGTACCGCGAGATAGGCTTTAGCGAGTTTCAAGGTTTGAGAGGAGAAATTACGAGCTTAGCTAGAAACTTGACTGCTAACACTAGAGGTTTGAGTGATCCAGAAATGGATGAACTCCTAACAAATATTCGTTTATATGAACAACAATATTTAACTTTACGTCATGACACTATTTTTAGAGACTTTACAAATGCAACGAACACTTTTAGGCAGTTGCTAACAGAAGGTGATTATTCGGAATCTAATAAATCTACTATTGTTCGATTATTTGATCCTTATGTAGAATCCATGAAAACTATTCAGGATAACTACATGCAATCTTCTAGTTTAATTCGTAATTTTGAACAGATTAGTACAACAGTAGAATTAAGTGTGAGTAGAGTGGAAGATAGTATTTCTACCCTACAACAAGAAATTCAAACGGAACTAAACAATACTTTACAAACAACAATGCTTGCCACAGTTATTTTAAGTATTATCATTTTAATTTTCTTAACGATTATCGGTTACTTTTTAAATAGAAATATATATCGTTCTATTAAGTCATTAAAAGAAGGCGCATCGAAAATAGGAGAAGGCAACTTTGCCCACCGTGTGCCTATTACAACGAAAGATGAAATGGCGGAACTCGGCGAAACTTTTAATAAAATGGCGGAAAAGATGCAATTATCTCTAATTAAAGTAATGGATGCAACAGATATGCTCCATTCTTCGTCTCAAAATTTGGCGGCTATTTCGGAGGAAACGACAGCACAATCAACAGAAGTGAATGAAGCGATAAAACAAGTTGCCATTGGATCAAGTGATCAAGCAAGACATTTAGAAGAAAGTAATGATATTTTACAGCATGTACAAAGAGCTATAAATGAGACGATGAGATTAACGCTTGTTATTAAAGAAAAAGCTGGACAGGCGCAGTTACAAGGTGAAGAAGGATTAGGTATTGTTCAAGAACTTAAGGCCTCATCGAATCAATTCTTACAATTAGCAAATCATTTAACGGAACAAGTTCAAACAGCAACAAATCAATCACAACAAATCAGCTCTATTGTTGGTACCATACAAGAAATTGCAGAAAATACTGACCTACTAGCATTAAATGCAGCCATTGAATCAGCTAGAGCTGGTGAAGCTGGTAGAGGTTTTGCTGTAGTAGCTCAAGAAGTCCGCAAGCTAGCAGAACGTTCCAAAGCGGAAGCATTATCAATTAAAAAGCTAGTTTCTACTATGGGATCACAAATGACAAAACTATCAAAAGAGGCGGAACAGTTCAGCGAGTACCGAAACTTACAAGAAAAATCAGTGGAAGTGACTCAACAATCTTTCGTATCCATTGCTTCTAATGTAAAAGAAATACATGGAAAAGTCGAAGAAGTAGAACAATCTATGAATGCAGTTCATGTAGCAAACAACTCTTTAACAGAAAAAATCTCAGAAGTTCAATACATTTCAGAAGAAGCAGCAGCAACTTCCGAACAAGTAAGCGCTTCAAGTGAACATCAAATTGTTGCAATAGAACAAGTGAACTATGCAGCGATCTCGTTAACTGATATTGCAAATGAATTACAAGATGAAGTTAGTCAGTTCATTGTAAAAGAAGAAATGTCATTTGAAAACTCAGAAGAAAAAGAACCAATTATTTCGGAAGAAGAACTAACGTTTGAAGATAATGAAGCTACAGATGAAAGTGTAGAAGATAACAATATGGAGGAAGAAATTCTTCATACAGAAAAAGATTCGGAAGAACACTACCAGAAATAG
- a CDS encoding PTS transporter subunit IIC: MKRFFTKKGVTLSPKVYLIDGLSFMALGLFSTLIIGLIIKTIGEQLQLIPNFFTIGTYFQDMGVLAMGLMGPGIGVAVAFGLKAPPLVIFSALVAGAAGAPLGGPAGSFIAALLATEFGKLVSKETKVDIIITPFVTIFVGFLVGTFIGPPISTGLQYFGEVIMWATEQQPIIMGVIVAVLMGLALTAPISSVAIALMLGLEGLAAGAATIGCAAQMVGFAVSSYRDNKVSGLFALGIGTSMLQVPNIIRNPLILIPPTVAGAILAPIGIALFSMTNIAAGAGMGTSGFVGQIMTFNAMGFTTAVFLQVLMLHIVGPAVISLIISEWMRKKSYIKDGDMKINLGG; this comes from the coding sequence TTGAAAAGATTTTTTACTAAAAAAGGTGTTACTTTATCTCCAAAAGTTTATTTGATTGATGGTTTATCTTTCATGGCTTTAGGGTTGTTTTCAACTTTAATTATCGGCTTAATTATTAAAACAATTGGGGAACAGCTTCAGTTAATTCCTAATTTCTTTACTATTGGTACATATTTTCAAGACATGGGTGTACTAGCCATGGGGTTGATGGGACCAGGTATAGGTGTTGCGGTAGCTTTTGGACTTAAAGCACCTCCATTAGTAATTTTTTCTGCACTAGTAGCAGGGGCAGCTGGCGCGCCACTTGGTGGACCAGCAGGTAGTTTTATTGCGGCTCTTTTAGCGACAGAATTTGGGAAGCTTGTTTCTAAAGAAACAAAGGTTGATATTATCATAACCCCATTCGTAACTATATTTGTTGGATTTTTAGTTGGTACATTTATTGGACCACCAATCAGTACTGGATTACAATATTTCGGAGAAGTTATTATGTGGGCAACAGAACAACAACCTATTATAATGGGTGTGATAGTTGCTGTGTTAATGGGATTAGCTTTAACTGCACCAATCTCAAGTGTAGCCATTGCGTTAATGTTGGGACTTGAAGGGTTGGCAGCTGGAGCAGCTACGATCGGATGTGCAGCTCAAATGGTTGGCTTTGCAGTGAGTAGTTATAGAGACAACAAAGTTTCTGGATTGTTTGCATTAGGAATCGGTACGTCTATGTTACAAGTCCCTAATATTATTAGAAATCCACTCATTTTAATACCGCCAACAGTAGCAGGTGCTATTTTAGCTCCAATTGGAATTGCATTGTTTTCAATGACGAACATTGCAGCTGGTGCTGGAATGGGTACGAGTGGCTTTGTTGGCCAAATAATGACGTTCAATGCGATGGGGTTTACAACCGCTGTATTCTTACAAGTGTTGATGCTTCACATTGTTGGTCCTGCTGTGATAAGTTTAATCATATCCGAATGGATGAGGAAAAAATCTTACATTAAAGATGGCGACATGAAAATTAATTTAGGGGGATAA
- a CDS encoding thioredoxin family protein encodes MEKLQSMEQFHTLKETENVVLMFSASWCPDCVIIEPVLPEIMEKFSQYKFLYVDRDEFIDLCSELSVFGIPSFVAFKGGEEAGRFVSKDRKTQQEIESFLQSL; translated from the coding sequence ATGGAAAAATTACAATCAATGGAGCAATTTCATACATTAAAAGAAACGGAAAATGTAGTACTTATGTTCTCTGCAAGCTGGTGTCCAGATTGTGTGATAATTGAGCCAGTATTACCTGAAATCATGGAAAAGTTCTCTCAATATAAATTTTTATATGTAGATCGCGATGAATTTATTGATTTATGTAGTGAGTTAAGTGTCTTTGGTATCCCAAGCTTTGTAGCTTTTAAAGGTGGAGAAGAGGCAGGGCGCTTTGTAAGCAAAGACCGTAAAACGCAACAAGAAATTGAATCGTTTTTACAATCATTATAA